The genomic region TTTTGTAAGGTTTTGTAACGTGAATAATTTCCTTCACTCCTTCCAAATTGAGCAATTGATCTTGCTCTACATATTTTTCGTTACCCATTACGCCGATTGCAGTCCTGAGTTTCCCTGGAAGCTTCTCTGCGCTAAATCCCTTCTTTTGTATTGCAGATACCACAGCATCTATATTTGCTGCCGTTGCCGAATTTTTCATTACTATAAGCATGGTTTTAGTTGGTTAAGAATATTTTTAATCTTTTTAATTTGAATTTGACCGTTTGTCTCGACTCCAGATGCTATATCTATTCCTCTTAGGTGTGAGTGTTTAAGAATATTTTTTAGATTTCCTCCATTTATTCCACCCGCTATGAAGACAGCTTCATTGATATTTTCAAGTAGCTCTTGATCGAAAGGAATCCCACTACCAGGAAGCGGCCCATCTAGCAAAACAGTGCTGATGCCTTTGTATTTTTGAATCTTTTTCATGTCTGATTTCTGACAAATCTTTATTGCTTTTATCACTGGCCGCGTGCATTTCTTGATATATGAAAGCGATTCATCCCCATGAAGTTGGATATAATCGAGATTGAGTTTCCCCGCTAGTGCATTCACTTCTTCAATATTTTGATTTTGAAAAATGCCAACGGTTTTTGTGTTTTTCATATTTTCGCAGATCGCTTTTGCTACTTGCTGACTTATTTTTCGTTTGCTTGTTGGTACAAAGTTCAGGCCAATCATATCTACCCCTAATTCTTCACATGCTTTGGCAATGCCCGCAGTTCTAACTCCGCAAATTTTTAGCATTATTTTTTTATTGGGTTGCGATATGAGTTGCTGGATTTTTTCCGTGACGTTTTCCGCCTGCACGATGCTAGTCCCAACTAGAATTGCATTTACTCTTTCTGATAATTTTTCTATGGCTTTTTCATCCTTGATACCGCTTTCAGAGACGATTATTTTACCTTTTGGAATGAGTGGTATTAGTAAATTTGTGGTTTCTAAGTTGATTGTAAAATCATGTAAGTTTCTGTTATTGATCCCTATTATTTCTGCTTTGGTTTTTAAAACTTTTTTTAGTTCTTCTCTGTTATGTACTTCACATATCGCATCCATTTTAAGAGACTTTGTAATTTTTAGAAATTTTTTAATTTGCTTTTGGTTAAGTACGCTTGCGATTAGCAGAACTGCATCTGCTCCGTTTTGCCTGGCTTCATAGATTTGATATTCATCGACAATAAAATCCTTGCATAGGAGTGGTGTGTGCTCCGTAGCTTTGTGTGCTTTTTTCAAATCGCTGAGTGAACCCTGGAAATATTTCTCGTCACAGAGCACTGAAATTGCGCTTGAGCCTGATTGCTCATAAGTTTTTGCAAGGGCTGATATTTTTGGAAGTTTGTTTTTTAATTTCATACTTGGAGAGGCCTTTTTGATTTCCGCGATCAAACTGATGCCATCCTTTTTAATGGCCTTTTTAAAATCCCTCCTTGAAAGTTTTAAATTTTCCTTAATTTCTTTTAGAGATTTCTTTTTCTTCCTTACTTCAACTTCCTTTTCTTTATTTTCAATTATTTCCATAAGAATACTTGGCATTTTTATTTGTTCGAAAACTCTTTGAGCTTTGCCGGATTCAAGATTCTTTTTTGCTATTCTATAGCCTTCTTTTAGAGTGCGTGCTTTTCCTAAAAATTTGAGTGTAAGTGCTGCATTTATTAGTACAAGATCTTTGTGAGGTGTAGTGCATTCATTGTTTATGATTTGCAGTGCGATTTCTGTATTTTTTTTCGCATTCCCACCTTGGATATTTTTGAAACTTGTTTTTTTGAGACCGAAATCCTCGGGCGTAATTGTATATTTTGTGATTTTGCCATTTTTCAATTCAACCACATCTGTTTTTCCAGTTAATGTGACTTCATCGAGCCCATCCTTCCCTCGCACTACTAGTACATGCGATCGTTCAAGTAGCTTGCAAGTCTCTGCAATCAATTCCATTTTATCTTTAAATGTAGTCCCAATAATTTGTTTTTTCACATGTGCTGGACTGAGCAAAGGACCGATGATATTAAAGAATGTTGGCCCACCAATTCTGTTCCGAACTTCCGCGAATTGTTTCATTATTGGATAGAAACTTCTAGCATAGAGGAAACATAAATTGTATTT from Candidatus Peregrinibacteria bacterium harbors:
- the trpCF gene encoding bifunctional indole-3-glycerol-phosphate synthase TrpC/phosphoribosylanthranilate isomerase TrpF, translated to MKTILIIDNFDSFTFNLKEYFKRLGVRVLVYRNNITPQEVEELHPDAIVFSPGPSIPKKAGNMMKIIKKHHKNYPMLGVCLGHEAFIEFFGGSLKFVDPVHGESSEMAHDGKTIFKDLPQNFSAGRYHSLAGDKIPNCFEISATHEDIVMGIRHKSLPIEGVQFHPESVLTMKGECGLKILKNFIDTYLSEEQDLEAFLRKSVEGKLTVNQQEEFLKNKNDLTPQELAKAVEFLQTKSPTNLKISGAVDVCGTGGSGLCRINTSTISSFVLAASGVKIAKHGNKAASGRFGSFDLLEELGIPFDLSSSQTKRNYEKYNLCFLYARSFYPIMKQFAEVRNRIGGPTFFNIIGPLLSPAHVKKQIIGTTFKDKMELIAETCKLLERSHVLVVRGKDGLDEVTLTGKTDVVELKNGKITKYTITPEDFGLKKTSFKNIQGGNAKKNTEIALQIINNECTTPHKDLVLINAALTLKFLGKARTLKEGYRIAKKNLESGKAQRVFEQIKMPSILMEIIENKEKEVEVRKKKKSLKEIKENLKLSRRDFKKAIKKDGISLIAEIKKASPSMKLKNKLPKISALAKTYEQSGSSAISVLCDEKYFQGSLSDLKKAHKATEHTPLLCKDFIVDEYQIYEARQNGADAVLLIASVLNQKQIKKFLKITKSLKMDAICEVHNREELKKVLKTKAEIIGINNRNLHDFTINLETTNLLIPLIPKGKIIVSESGIKDEKAIEKLSERVNAILVGTSIVQAENVTEKIQQLISQPNKKIMLKICGVRTAGIAKACEELGVDMIGLNFVPTSKRKISQQVAKAICENMKNTKTVGIFQNQNIEEVNALAGKLNLDYIQLHGDESLSYIKKCTRPVIKAIKICQKSDMKKIQKYKGISTVLLDGPLPGSGIPFDQELLENINEAVFIAGGINGGNLKNILKHSHLRGIDIASGVETNGQIQIKKIKNILNQLKPCL